The genome window TGTTGGATCATAAGAAGCCGCTGATACGTTCTTCTCATATCCAAACTCATCCTCAGATGCATAGATTCGAACATATCCCATTTTTTCGTAAAAATGATGATTATCCAGCTGCCGACCGGAGGTCTCCAGCTTCCAGGTTTCTATATGCGGAAACTCAGCTTCAATAAGCTTCATGACTTGAGTTCCCACACCACGTCCCTGGCATATGGGGTCAATATAGATCTTATCGATCCGGGCATGTTTTCGTCCGAGCACGTTAACACTCACTCCGCCGATAGCACATCCATCTGATTCGACAACATAATAATCCCATTCACGGATTACGTAACGATGCATTCGAACTGACGAATAATCAGGTGGACACAGATTCCTATCGATATCCTTCTCACCATCTGACCAGACCTTAATGGCATGATCAAAAACACGAGTGCACATTTCTGTAAGTACAACAGCATCATCTTGCTGCGCTCGTCGTAAGCGAATTTCAGAATGTACCTGCTTCAATTGACTTTTTTTCATATATACCACCTCTGGGGATTTATTTAAGATGACACGACAAAGAGGAGCACCTCCAACAGAGGCACTCCCCGATCCGTTTCATCATTTCAGAAACGCCGAATCTCCTCGTAATGGGTCAAAAGGACACACGTATCCCGTTCATGTCTAACGGAATTTTTTCGGTGTTCTTTTCACGATCATTACGAGAAATCTGGCATACTCTGAAATCCCCTCTCATACTAAGGACTACTTCAACGTCTCATTTAAGGACGGTCAATGTAAATCCAGCCCGTTTCTTGTTCCTTATCTACAGTAGCTCCAAGGGATTCAGCCATAAAGCGCAGCGGCACATATGTCTTGCCATCCTTGCCTACATATGCGGATTCCACCATGGTTACTTCTTTACCAGCAACGGTTGCCTTCTTGGAACCTACGGTCAGGACAATCTCATCACCCGTGATGTCGTCAATGACAACAATTCGGTTCGAACCTTTGGTCCATTTCACTTCAGCATCCAATTCTTCAGACACGTAGCGAAGGGGAACAAATGTTGTATTCTTAACGGTGATCGCCCCGGCGTATTCATCATCCGGGAAGAGTACTACACTTTTATTCGTGATCCCAGCTTCATCTTTGAGCAATTGATATGCAAGTGAATTGGAATCAAAATTGCGCAGCATCTGTCCAGGTGTAATATCATCCTTCATCAGATCCATAACGCCGCCCGATACATCCACTTCATCCACTGCAACCGTTCCACCGATATTCCACTGTTCACTGTTTCCACTCACGGTTACAGCGTTCACTGGCAGATCTTCGGAGGCCGGCAGCGCTACCTTCAGTTCAAAGTTTTGCTTGCGGATATCCAGCTTGCTGTCGAGATAGAAGTCCAATTTCAGTTTGGTTTCTGTACCAAATACCGTTTTGAATTCTGGAGTCTCATTCAACAGGTTGTTCAGCTCCTGATCATAATTGACCAGCATGCTGTCCAGTCCTACTTTGATCATGGCATATAGTGAAGCAACGGCTTCATCTTTCGATTCAGGAACGATCGAATTCAGCGTTTCATCTCCCCCGCCTTCAACCTCGTTCACAGCTTCCAGTACAGGATAGAACACATCGTACAGATCTCCAATCAGGTCTTTCAGCCCTTGCTCATCCTTCGAGACACTCGTCAGGAACGGTTTAACCATGGCAAGCATCTCTTCACCACTGATCTCCAGGTGCAGCTTGGAGAGGCTAAGTGTTTCGCCATTCACGGATTCCTGTACCGGTGTTACAGAGATATTCTTCGGATTGGACAGATGTTTCAGGACAAAAGAGAACAGTTTCGGTGAGATTTCCTCGAGTTGTTTCTCCAGAGCCTTCGTATCCACCATTGGAAGAGCTTGTGCATCCTGGAACGTATCCAGAGATATGTACAGCGGTTTCTGGGCTCCATCCAGATCAATCACCACTTGGGACTCATTCATGGACAGGTGGAAAGGTAACTTCGTTCCCTCCATGCTCAGTGTACCTTTGATCGATGCTGTCTTCGCATCTTTCATTTTGGCTTGATCAATATCCAGAGATATGGAATTAATACGTTCGATCATTTCAAGGTCGTTCTCTGTCGCAAATTCCTTAGCCGGTTCTATGTTTATATTCATGGATTGTCTGGATTCACCGGACTTGATACTCGCACCATTGGCCATTGCTTTGCCAACGTCTACTCCACCCACAGCCTGACATCCTGTAAGAACAACCATTAATAATACCAGTGGCACTGCCATCCATTGGACTAACTTCCGATTCGTAATAAGATCCCCTCCTTAGAAAAATATGATTCATTTCCATTATGAAGGTATAGGTAATTGTTGTAAACGGATACGCAAAAAATAAACCAAAAGGCCGGAACATGTCCGACCTCTGGTCTATCTATATTTCAACATATCGTATGTTTCGATAAAAGATCCTGCTTCATTATGCAATACTGGAAGTTATTCTTGATCCTGATCTTCTGCGAGTTTCTCATCCGTTTCTTCATCTTTCACAGTTGCGGGAGTCTCGAATTGATCGGGCTCGTCCTCTTGAATCGCTTTATTCTCTTCGTTCTGATCCTGTGTCATATCGCATTCCCTCTCTTCTACCAGATTGTCATGTCAGCAAGGCATGAGCCTTGTGTCTATCA of Paenibacillus sp. FSL R5-0517 contains these proteins:
- a CDS encoding copper amine oxidase N-terminal domain-containing protein, translating into MAVPLVLLMVVLTGCQAVGGVDVGKAMANGASIKSGESRQSMNINIEPAKEFATENDLEMIERINSISLDIDQAKMKDAKTASIKGTLSMEGTKLPFHLSMNESQVVIDLDGAQKPLYISLDTFQDAQALPMVDTKALEKQLEEISPKLFSFVLKHLSNPKNISVTPVQESVNGETLSLSKLHLEISGEEMLAMVKPFLTSVSKDEQGLKDLIGDLYDVFYPVLEAVNEVEGGGDETLNSIVPESKDEAVASLYAMIKVGLDSMLVNYDQELNNLLNETPEFKTVFGTETKLKLDFYLDSKLDIRKQNFELKVALPASEDLPVNAVTVSGNSEQWNIGGTVAVDEVDVSGGVMDLMKDDITPGQMLRNFDSNSLAYQLLKDEAGITNKSVVLFPDDEYAGAITVKNTTFVPLRYVSEELDAEVKWTKGSNRIVVIDDITGDEIVLTVGSKKATVAGKEVTMVESAYVGKDGKTYVPLRFMAESLGATVDKEQETGWIYIDRP
- a CDS encoding GNAT family N-acetyltransferase; this translates as MKKSQLKQVHSEIRLRRAQQDDAVVLTEMCTRVFDHAIKVWSDGEKDIDRNLCPPDYSSVRMHRYVIREWDYYVVESDGCAIGGVSVNVLGRKHARIDKIYIDPICQGRGVGTQVMKLIEAEFPHIETWKLETSGRQLDNHHFYEKMGYVRIYASEDEFGYEKNVSAASYDPTCDETLATDSGESVVEFVQTNLDGVRYSTSNLANSRITDCNLSGSKLTNLNMTNILLADLRLTDSKIEFCALDGVQFQDTHLGSDRVPMQWAHCDLGGSRFIDCDLSGAQLEQCQVAGMKINGVEVEELLAAYEAMNSLK